The Nocardioides sp. S-1144 genome includes a region encoding these proteins:
- a CDS encoding mycothiol-dependent nitroreductase Rv2466c family protein has product MSTPTTADFWFDPLCPFAWITSRWILEVEQVRDIQVTWHVMSLGYLNQDKDISEEYRELLAPAWGPVRVCIAAEQKHGREVLLPLYTALGTRIHVDGRTLHEQEDAGRSIIVESLAEAGLEPELVDAMDDSGLDAAVAASHHEGMDQVGNDVGTPTIAIEGAAFFGPVLSKIPRGEDAGLLWDGCVAVAKVPYFYELKRSRTGDLDFS; this is encoded by the coding sequence ATGAGCACCCCCACCACCGCCGACTTCTGGTTCGACCCCCTGTGCCCCTTCGCGTGGATCACCTCGCGCTGGATCCTGGAGGTCGAGCAGGTCCGTGACATCCAGGTCACCTGGCACGTCATGAGCCTGGGCTACCTCAACCAGGACAAGGACATCTCCGAGGAGTACCGCGAGCTGCTCGCGCCGGCCTGGGGGCCCGTGCGGGTCTGCATCGCGGCCGAGCAGAAGCACGGCCGCGAGGTCCTGCTGCCGCTCTACACCGCGCTCGGCACCCGGATCCACGTGGACGGCCGCACGCTCCACGAGCAGGAGGACGCCGGCCGCTCGATCATCGTGGAGTCGCTCGCCGAGGCCGGGCTCGAGCCCGAGCTGGTCGACGCGATGGACGACTCCGGTCTCGACGCCGCGGTGGCCGCGAGCCACCACGAGGGCATGGACCAGGTCGGCAACGACGTCGGCACCCCGACGATCGCGATCGAGGGGGCCGCGTTCTTCGGCCCGGTCCTCTCGAAGATCCCGCGGGGCGAGGACGCCGGCCTGCTCTGGGACGGCTGCGTCGCCGTCGCCAAGGTGCCCTACTTCTACGAGCTCAAGCGCTCGCGCACCGGGGACCTCGACTTCAGCTGA
- a CDS encoding N-acetylmuramoyl-L-alanine amidase, with protein sequence MPSLTTPPGRRSAALGAVVAAALTAPTLAVTAAPPGSGASAAPAPVRAEPPVQRLDPAGAGLRAADVPLPADRRTVETATPFAMVGVTWTDDGADRAVRVRTRSEDGWSSWRGLEQIGDGPDRRTRERSAGVAATDLQWVGTADAVRVDVAGARPADLTLVLIAPDGTQVRSPARPQPRLLARDTRNPWSPKPAMRGRAQWGADPALRSGAARYNSTIQQVHVHHTVNSNTYARDDVPGLLRGIYRYHTQNLGWSDIGYNFLVDRFGRTWVGRAGGPRKPVLGAHTLGFNSTSTGVAVIGNFEDARPRRNVVSALVRLSAWKLDRYDRKPRGRVSVTSSGSDRFPAGERPRLPTIDGHRDTNQTACPGERLYAELPTIRRRAAARIARW encoded by the coding sequence ATGCCTTCTCTGACCACGCCGCCGGGACGCCGTTCTGCCGCGCTGGGCGCCGTCGTCGCGGCCGCGCTCACCGCACCGACGCTGGCGGTGACGGCCGCACCGCCGGGGTCCGGGGCCTCCGCGGCACCCGCGCCCGTACGCGCCGAGCCGCCCGTGCAACGACTCGACCCCGCCGGCGCCGGGCTGCGTGCCGCCGACGTGCCGCTGCCGGCCGACCGCCGCACCGTCGAGACGGCGACGCCGTTCGCGATGGTGGGGGTGACCTGGACCGACGACGGCGCCGACCGCGCGGTCCGGGTCCGCACGCGCTCCGAGGACGGCTGGTCGTCGTGGCGCGGGCTCGAGCAGATCGGGGACGGACCCGACCGCCGCACCCGCGAGCGGTCCGCGGGGGTGGCCGCCACCGACCTGCAGTGGGTCGGCACCGCGGACGCCGTCCGCGTCGACGTGGCCGGGGCACGCCCGGCCGACCTCACGCTCGTCCTCATCGCACCGGACGGCACGCAGGTCCGCAGCCCGGCGCGGCCGCAGCCCCGTCTGCTGGCCCGCGACACCCGCAACCCGTGGTCGCCCAAGCCGGCGATGCGCGGGCGCGCGCAGTGGGGGGCCGACCCCGCGCTGAGGTCCGGGGCCGCGCGCTACAACAGCACGATCCAGCAGGTGCACGTGCACCACACGGTGAACAGCAACACCTACGCCCGCGACGACGTCCCCGGCCTGCTGCGTGGCATCTACCGCTACCACACCCAGAACCTCGGCTGGTCCGACATCGGCTACAACTTCCTCGTCGACCGGTTCGGGCGCACGTGGGTCGGCCGGGCCGGCGGACCCCGCAAGCCGGTGCTGGGGGCGCACACCCTCGGCTTCAACAGCACCTCGACGGGGGTCGCGGTCATCGGCAACTTCGAGGACGCCCGGCCGCGCCGCAACGTCGTCTCGGCGCTGGTGCGGCTCTCGGCGTGGAAGCTGGACCGCTACGACCGCAAGCCCCGCGGTCGGGTGAGCGTCACCTCCTCCGGGTCGGACCGGTTCCCCGCCGGCGAGCGGCCCCGGCTGCCCACCATCGACGGGCACCGCGACACCAACCAGACCGCGTGCCCCGGCGAGAGGCTCTACGCCGAGCTGCCCACGATCCGCCGACGGGCCGCCGCGCGCATCGCCCGCTGGTGA
- a CDS encoding MOSC domain-containing protein, protein MPISLTSLRRYPVKSCRGEELPTATVRPWGLDGDRRWMVVDHAGAAITAREVNRLLLLDPQLTATGLRVEARDGAAGGAGGAGGAAIAPLEVATPDPAHQVPVSLWSSRLTAAAAGAEADAWFSEVLGTDARLVHLDDPTRRPTTPDYGDEGDVVSLADGYPLLLATEESLAAVNDQVLAAAPHGREPLTMTRFRPNVVVSGAAAWSEDDWRRIRIGDVVLRAVKGCARCVITTIDPDTAVREKEPVAAMARIRRFDNKTWFGTNLVPDVPAGGDGVVVRVGDEVEVLDAVEPGAGPLRVPTRNAVARAH, encoded by the coding sequence GTGCCGATCAGCCTGACGTCCCTGCGCCGCTACCCGGTCAAGTCCTGCCGCGGCGAGGAGCTGCCGACCGCGACCGTGCGGCCCTGGGGGCTCGACGGCGACCGCCGCTGGATGGTGGTCGACCACGCCGGCGCGGCGATCACCGCCCGCGAGGTGAACCGGCTGCTCCTGCTGGACCCGCAGCTCACCGCGACCGGCCTGCGCGTCGAGGCTCGCGACGGTGCTGCCGGCGGTGCCGGCGGTGCCGGCGGTGCTGCCATCGCGCCGCTCGAGGTCGCCACGCCCGACCCGGCGCACCAGGTGCCGGTCTCCCTGTGGTCCTCGCGGCTCACCGCGGCCGCGGCGGGGGCCGAGGCCGACGCCTGGTTCAGCGAGGTCCTCGGCACCGACGCCCGGCTGGTCCACCTCGACGACCCGACGCGCCGCCCCACGACGCCCGACTACGGCGACGAGGGCGACGTCGTCTCGCTCGCCGACGGCTACCCCCTGCTGCTCGCGACCGAGGAGTCGCTGGCCGCGGTCAACGACCAGGTCCTCGCCGCGGCGCCGCACGGGCGGGAGCCCCTGACGATGACCCGGTTCCGGCCGAACGTGGTCGTCTCGGGCGCGGCGGCGTGGAGCGAGGACGACTGGCGGCGGATCCGCATCGGCGACGTGGTCCTCCGCGCCGTGAAGGGGTGCGCGCGCTGCGTGATCACGACGATCGATCCCGACACCGCCGTCCGCGAGAAGGAGCCGGTCGCCGCGATGGCCCGCATCCGGCGCTTCGACAACAAGACCTGGTTCGGCACCAACCTGGTCCCCGACGTCCCGGCCGGGGGCGACGGCGTCGTGGTCCGGGTCGGCGACGAGGTCGAGGTGCTCGACGCGGTCGAGCCGGGCGCGGGTCCGTTGCGGGTGCCCACGCGAAACGCGGTGGCGCGGGCTCACTAG
- the metG gene encoding methionine--tRNA ligase — translation MTHVLSAVAWPYANGPRHIGHVAGFGVPSDVFSRYSRMAGHDVLMVSGSDEHGTPILIAADEAGVSPQELADRNHRIIAEDLVSLGCTYDLYTRTTTRNHHAVVQELFLGVYENGYFVEQTTYGAISPSTGRTLPDRYIEGTCPICGAGGARGDQCDTCGNQLDPADLIDPVSKINGETPEFIETQHFFLDLPALADALGEWLDGRAATGLWRPNVIRFSQNILKEIRPRAMTRDIDWGIAVPLDGWRENPTKKLYVWFDAVVGYLSASVEWARRSGDPEAWRKWWNPATAGGAGGSEALSYYFMGKDNITFHSQIWPAELLAYSGRGSKGGEPREYGELNLPTEVVSSEFLTMEGRKFSSSKKVVIYVRDLLSRYQPDAFRYFVAAAGPENQDSDFTWAEFVRRTNDELVAGWGNLVNRTATLIAKNFGEIPPAGVLTEDDERVLAVAEQAFTVVGDLIGRHRQKQAIAEAMRAVGEVNKYVSDTEPWKLKGEDQRERLGTVLHVVAQCVADLNLVLAPFLPFSANAVDRVFGGAGDVAPMPRIEEVDDLDGGAGYPIITGDYTTAPAWQRRAVVVGTPVEKPTPVFTKLDVAVVDEELARLAGG, via the coding sequence ATGACCCACGTCCTGTCCGCCGTCGCCTGGCCCTACGCCAACGGCCCCCGCCACATCGGCCACGTCGCCGGTTTCGGTGTGCCCTCCGACGTCTTCAGCCGGTACTCGCGGATGGCCGGACACGACGTGCTCATGGTCTCCGGCTCCGACGAGCACGGCACCCCGATCCTGATCGCCGCCGACGAGGCCGGGGTCTCGCCGCAGGAGCTCGCCGACCGGAACCACCGGATCATCGCCGAGGACCTGGTCTCGCTCGGCTGCACCTACGACCTCTACACCCGCACGACGACGCGCAACCACCACGCCGTCGTCCAGGAGTTGTTCCTCGGGGTCTACGAGAACGGCTACTTCGTCGAGCAGACGACCTACGGCGCCATCTCGCCGTCGACCGGGCGCACGCTGCCCGACCGCTACATCGAGGGCACCTGCCCGATCTGCGGCGCCGGCGGGGCCCGGGGCGACCAGTGCGACACCTGCGGCAACCAGCTCGACCCCGCCGACCTCATCGACCCGGTCTCGAAGATCAACGGCGAGACGCCGGAGTTCATCGAGACCCAGCACTTCTTCCTCGACCTGCCGGCGCTGGCCGACGCGCTGGGGGAGTGGCTCGACGGCCGGGCGGCGACCGGGCTGTGGCGGCCGAACGTGATCCGCTTCAGCCAGAACATCCTCAAGGAGATCCGGCCGCGGGCGATGACGCGCGACATCGACTGGGGCATCGCTGTCCCGCTCGACGGCTGGCGCGAGAACCCCACCAAGAAGCTCTACGTCTGGTTCGACGCGGTGGTCGGCTACCTGTCGGCCTCGGTCGAGTGGGCGCGCCGCTCGGGTGACCCGGAGGCCTGGCGGAAGTGGTGGAACCCCGCGACGGCCGGGGGCGCCGGGGGCAGCGAGGCGCTGTCCTACTACTTCATGGGCAAGGACAACATCACCTTCCACAGCCAGATCTGGCCCGCCGAGCTGCTGGCCTACTCCGGCAGGGGCTCCAAGGGCGGCGAGCCGCGCGAGTACGGCGAGCTCAACCTGCCCACCGAGGTGGTCTCGTCGGAGTTCCTCACGATGGAGGGACGCAAGTTCTCCTCCTCGAAGAAGGTGGTCATCTACGTCCGCGACCTGCTCAGCCGCTACCAGCCCGACGCCTTCCGGTACTTCGTGGCCGCGGCCGGCCCCGAGAACCAGGACTCCGACTTCACCTGGGCGGAGTTCGTGCGCCGCACCAACGACGAGCTGGTCGCGGGCTGGGGCAACCTGGTCAACCGGACCGCCACGCTGATCGCGAAGAACTTCGGCGAGATCCCGCCGGCCGGCGTCCTCACCGAGGACGACGAGCGGGTGCTCGCCGTGGCCGAGCAGGCCTTCACCGTCGTCGGCGACCTGATCGGCCGGCACCGCCAGAAGCAGGCGATCGCGGAGGCGATGCGCGCCGTCGGCGAGGTCAACAAGTACGTGTCCGACACCGAGCCGTGGAAGCTCAAGGGCGAGGATCAGCGCGAGCGCCTCGGCACCGTGCTGCACGTCGTCGCGCAGTGCGTGGCCGACCTCAACCTGGTGCTGGCGCCGTTCCTGCCGTTCTCGGCGAACGCCGTCGACCGCGTGTTCGGCGGCGCCGGCGACGTCGCCCCGATGCCGCGGATCGAGGAGGTCGACGACCTGGACGGGGGCGCGGGCTACCCGATCATCACCGGCGACTACACCACGGCCCCCGCGTGGCAGCGCCGCGCGGTCGTGGTGGGCACACCGGTCGAGAAGCCGACCCCGGTCTTCACCAAGCTCGACGTCGCGGTCGTGGACGAGGAGCTCGCCCGCCTGGCCGGTGGGTGA